From the Vibrio vulnificus CMCP6 genome, the window GAGTATTAAAGCGATTGTTAAAGATCTGAATGTCGACGCTGCCGTTGATCATATCGATCTGGGCAGTGCCAAAGGCACCGATTGCGACATCTTTATCGGAACCAACGATATCACCGAGCAGTTGAAAAACTTGGGTGTGGAACCAAAGATTGTCAGCCTAGATAACATGGTGGATAAAGTGGCGATGAAAGATCGCTTATCTATTGCGCTTCAAGAACTTGGCGCACTATAAGGGGGCGTTATGGAATTCTTTAGTTTCTTAATGAATGATGTCCTATCAGAGCCTGCCGTTCTGGTGGGCCTGATTGCACTGATTGGTTTGATTGCCCAGAAAAAGCCCGTCACGGAATGCATCAAAGGCACTGTAAAAACCATTCTCGGTTTCATTATTCTTGGTGCGGGTGCTGGCTTAGTGGTGAGCTCGTTGGGCGATTTTGCCACCATCTTCCAGCAAGCCTTTGGTATTACAGGTGTGGTACC encodes:
- a CDS encoding PTS sugar transporter subunit IIB, whose protein sequence is MKIMVVCGHGLGTSLMMEMSIKAIVKDLNVDAAVDHIDLGSAKGTDCDIFIGTNDITEQLKNLGVEPKIVSLDNMVDKVAMKDRLSIALQELGAL